A DNA window from Drosophila biarmipes strain raj3 chromosome 2R, RU_DBia_V1.1, whole genome shotgun sequence contains the following coding sequences:
- the LOC108036243 gene encoding D-aspartate oxidase: protein MHFGVLGSGIIGLTTALELQKEFPTARVSVIADRFNEDTVSYVAAGIFRPGTSFMGPTQEITQQWMTDAFNYWDELRRSKEAPLAGVCQLSGYIYSRTSPNIVRNHFIEKLLPVYRRATEEELKLCHGGWKYGSFFTTCLTESRLFLPYATKKFLENGGDVVRQHVKNFFELPQNFDVLLNCTGMGAKELCGDQHLVPIRGQVLKVRAPWVKTAFYGDYDTYVLPGFETVTLGGCRQFDSYNTEWCKYDSMAIRERCYELLPSLRKAEIVRECVGLRPHRSVVRVEPELISNSEGRRLKIVHNYGHGGYGVTTAPGTAKYAVGLVRDLLAGNSKL from the exons ATGCATTTCGGAGTCTTGGGAAGCGGCATTATCGGCCTCACGACCGCCCTGGAGCTCCAGAAGGAGTTCCCCACTGCTCGGGTCTCCGTGATTGCGGATCGCTTCAACGAGGACACGGTTAGCTATGTGGCGGCTGGGATCTTTCGCCCGGGAACCAGCTTCATGGGCCCCACCCAGGAAATTACGCA ACAATGGATGACGGATGCCTTCAACTACTGGGATGAGCTGCGTCGCTCCAAAGAGGCTCCTTTGGCCGGCGTTTGCCAGCTGTCCGGCTACATTTACTCCCGCACCTCGCCCAACATCGTACGG AACCACTTTATTGAGAAGCTACTGCCCGTCTACCGGAGGGCCACGGAGGAGGAGCTGAAGCTGTGCCACGGCGGCTGGAAGTACGGATCCTTCTTCACCACCTGCCTCACGGAGAGTCGTCTCTTTCTGCCTTATGCCACCAAAAA ATTCCTGGAGAACGGAGGCGATGTGGTGCGTCAGCATGTGAAGAACTTCTTCGAGTTGCCACAGAACTTCGATGTACTCCTCAATTGCACTGGAATGGGAGCCAAGGAGCTGTGCGGCGACCAGCACCTGGTTCCCATCCGTGGACAGGTGCTTAAGGTGCGGGCTCCCTGGGTGAAGACAGCCTTCTATGGCGACTACGATACCTACGTCCTGCCCGGATTCGAGACGGTCACTTTGGGAGGTTGTCGACAGTTCGATAGCTACAACACGGAGTGGTGCAAGTACGACAGCATGGCCATCCGGGAGCGGTGCTACGAACTGCTGCCTAGTCTCCGGAAGGCGGAGATCGTCCGGGAATGTGTGGGCCTGCGTCCGCACCGCTCGGTGGTTCGTGTGGAACCTGAGCTGATCTCAAATTCGGAGGGCAGGCGGCTGAAGATCGTCCACAACTACGGACACGGCGGGTATGGCGTGACCACGGCTCCGGGAACGGCCAAGTACGCCGTCGGCTTGGTGCGCGATCTGCTGGCCGGAAACAGCAAACTGTAG